From a single Entelurus aequoreus isolate RoL-2023_Sb linkage group LG12, RoL_Eaeq_v1.1, whole genome shotgun sequence genomic region:
- the cxcl19 gene encoding C-X-C motif chemokine 19 has protein sequence MKICTLLTFGSLLALVYGMPPLSRDYNTHCHCLQFETRVIPPDSLRSIRLVSEGPHCTNAEVIAILANGQRICLDPQSLWVKKLVHFVLEKQRHQRGDVQRPQVPV, from the exons ATGAAGATCTGCACCTTGCTCACATTCGGCAGCCTGCTCGCCCTCGTTTACG GCATGCCACCCCTGAGCCGTGACTAcaacacacactgccactgcctGCAGTTCGAGACCAGGGTCATACCACCGGACAGCCTGCGGAGCATCAGGCTGGTGTCTGAAGGGCCACACTGCACCAACGCGGAGGTCAT AGCCATCCTGGCGAATGGCCAGCGGATCTGTCTGGACCCTCAGTCCTTGTGGGTCAAGAAGTTGGTCCACTTTGTTCTGGAGAAGCAACGACATCAGAGGGGGGATGTGCAACGCCCCCAGGTTCCTGTTTGA
- the aadat gene encoding kynurenine/alpha-aminoadipate aminotransferase, mitochondrial, with product MNYARFLTAVSAARKPSPIRMLTELQQRSPSSLISLAGGAPNPDTFPFESATIQVKNGQTVSFDKVAMKRALQYSASGGIPELLTWMKNLQKNLHNPPTAAYSPENGQMDVCVTTGSQEGLCKVFEMLVSPGDNVLLDSPTYPGTLAALQPLGCNIINVGSDQHGMIPASLKEVLSRWDLSDVHKPGSGAPKILYTIPNGGNPTGASTTAQRKKEIYELARKYDMLIIEDDPYYFLQFDKPVAPTFLSMDVDGRIIRTDSFSKILSSGLRIGFVTGPKPLLERVVLHIQASTMHTSTFTQLMVSQLLHSWGQEGFLRHIDGVIDFYGKQRDAMISSAHKWLADVAEWHAPSAGMFLWIKLKGIQDTRQLIMEKALEKEVLLVPGSVFMIDSSEPCPYVRAAFSLSTPQQIDEAFRRLASLIREAS from the exons ATGAACTATGCTAGATTTCTGACGGCGGTCAGCGCAGCCAGGAAGCCGTCGCCCATCAGGATGCTGA CTGAGCTGCAGCAGCGTTCGCCTTCATCGCTGATCTCGCTGGCCGGGGGAGCACCCAACCCTGACACGTTCCCCTTTGAGTCGGCGACCATCCAGGTGAAAAACGGCCAAACGGTCTCCTTCGACAAGGTGGCTATGAAAAGGGCGCTGCAGTACTCTGCCTCCGGCGG GATCCCAGAGTTGCTGACGTGGATGAAGAACCTGCAGAAGAACCTCCACAACCCACCGACGGCTGCCTACAGTCCAGAGAATGGACAGATGGATGTGTGTGTAACCACAGGGAGCCAAGAAGGACTCTGTAAG GTGTTTGAAATGCTAGTCAGCCCTGGAGACAACGTCCTGCTGGACTCACCCACCTACCCGGGAACCCTGGCGGCG CTGCAGCCGCTGGGCTGCAACATCATCAACGTTGGCAGCGATCAGCATGGAATGATACCAGCATCGCTGAAGGAGGTCTTATCTCGCTGGGACCTGTCAGATGTTCACAAACCCGGCAGCGGCGCTCCCAAGATCCTCTACACCATTCCCAATGGAGGGAACCCCACCGGCGCCTCCACGACGGCTCAGAGAAAGAAGGAAATCTATGAG CTGGCAAGGAAGTACGACATGCTCATCATCGAGGACGACCCCTACTACTTCCTGCAGTTTGACAAG CCAGTGGCACCAACATTCCTCTCCATGGATGTAGATGGGCGTATCATCAGAACGGACTCCTTCTCCAAGATCCTGTCTTCAGG CTTAAGGATCGGTTTTGTAACGGGTCCCAAACCTCTGCTGGAGCGGGTGGTGTTGCACATTCAGGCGTCCACCATGCACACGAGCACCTTCACACAG CTGATGGTGTCACAGTTGTTGCACAGCTGGGGCCAAGAGGGCTTCCTTCGCCACATAGACGG GGTCATCGACTTCTACGGAAAGCAACGTGATGCTATGATTAGCTCCGCCCACAAGTGGCTGGCAG ATGTGGCTGAGTGGCACGCCCCCTCAGCTGGAATGTTCTTGTGGATCAAGCTGAAGGGAATCCAAGACACCCGGCAGCTCATCATGGAGAAGGCCCTGGAGAAGGAG GTGCTGCTCGTTCCAGGAAGTGTGTTCATGATCGACAGCAGTGAACCATGTCCCTACGTCAGAGCGGCCTTTTCGCTGTCCACTCCCCAACAGATTGATGaa GCCTTCAGACGCCTCGCCAGTCTCATCAGAGAGGCTTCCTGA
- the intu gene encoding protein inturned isoform X1, with protein MACVKVDPREGEDDSPSGLSGDLRPEWLDNVQKNGELFYLELSDGEASTIAAQHVPTHHIHFHEEEEELIKKQRCSQLSKKGFHRQWGGTDASTSSPLPASVFKSRPGSGNLQLKEVCVYINPKCLGSSPSPLLEALLGIVHRPSWIGAHRPERLTVEGLVPKSPVSKCGRVLIGDVLLAVDALDVNAENIEKVLSSILGPTQVKLTLETSGGDSGPGLRAKVSAPISPLVRLLWGQDTVELQLSISHIPHVVMYLSLKMDAASPQEEEDILYRYPVSEAFGRLKAARGIFLTLCDMLDNVTGSSIVSSTLLLEKYLVHVGYWKEGHALLVIGLPAESVPLLCLRSLVGDVVRTLKVMYGSLDSAFCRAEHTPQLDQFFCIFFQRLIQPCRFTDALLAPPPDVSRSLFLDRLPAVRWLTLPPEIKMEVDFLLTDFEASDFGELSEDFFGLRRFYEILGSCLYYKSYLIANHLAKEDLLDVCLYTEHHCLLPLASKPRVGQLIIWREVFPQQRSNAASEVTRHQGRRFLLIVGLRSLMQCVLLETGCMSSSGPSGPDCVYVAQVKAALLQLETLEEAMEECLNTPAAPCLSCADSFLPAATARIRLAASSPVLGKLAASVKSASPVSRSGNLFGERARRSSPQRSTSDCGAEGHADHGAASPTAHGLSPGSVRTLAGRRDSPGSDGSGSLFKVQRTIPLRKTVNARDTQEKYNTTKLSSGANNTLFHYILMETVQGIFITPTHTEEAQLGGSVHPQLIHNFHHCCLSIRALFQQNKPVQDRCTADGPRSASWGFGQIQEHGVLFQCKPPNWTDQRKVSPTLNYWVIGRFLLEPIPQEFYVCFHDSVPEVPVEMAFKLCFGLST; from the exons ATGGCGTGCGTGAAAGTCGATCCCAGGGAGGGAGAAGACGACTCGCCGAGTGGATTGAGTGG TGACCTGAGACCCGAATGGCTTGACAACGTACAGAAAAACGGCGAGCTCTTCTACTTGGAGCTGAGCGACGGAGAAGCCTCCACCATCGCAGCGCAACATGTGCCCACTCATCACATACACTTccatgaagaggaggaggagctCATCAAGAAACAGCGATGCAGCCAGCTGTCGAAGAAGGGGTTCCACCGCCAATGGGGTGGGACGGATGCTTCTACCTCATCGCCGCTACCTGCGTCCGTCTTTAAGAGTCGGCCGGGGAGCGGCAACCTGCAGCTTAAGGAAGTGTGCGTATACATCAACCCCAAATGTCTCGGAAGCTCGCCCTCGCCTCTGTTGGAGGCCTTGCTGGGCATCGTGCATCGGCCATCTTGGATCGGCGCTCACAGACCGGAAAGACTGACCGTTGAGGGCCTCGTTCCCAAAAGCCCGGTCAGCAAATGCGGCCGTGTCCTCATTG GCGACGTGCTGCTTGCAGTGGATGCCTTGGACGTCAACGCTGAGAACATCGAAAAAGTTCTGTCGAGCATCCTGGGACCGACTCAG GTGAAGCTAACCTTAGAGACGTCAGGCGGCGACAGCGGGCCGGGACTTAGGGCGAAGGTTTCGGCGCCCATCAGCCCACTGGTGCGTCTCCTTTGGGGGCAGGACACAGTCGAACTACAGTTGTCAATCAGCCACATCCCACATGTGGTCATGTACCTGTCGCTTAAGATGGACGCCGCCTCACCACAGGAAGAA GAGGACATCTTGTACCGATACCCGGTATCGGAGGCGTTCGGTCGGCTAAAAGCAGCCAGAGGAATCTTCCTGACTCTATGTGACATGTTGGACAACGTCACAGGCAGCAGCATCGTCAG TTCCACGCTGCTGCTGGAAAAATACTTGGTCCACGTTGGCTACTGGAAGGAAGGCCACGCCCTGCTGGTCATCGGGCTTCCTGCTGAGAG CGTTCCTTTGCTGTGCCTGCGCTCGCTGGTTGGAGACGTGGTGCGAACATTAAAAGTCATGTACGGATCGTTGGACAG CGCTTTTTGCAGGGCGGAGCACACGCCACAGCTCGACCAGTTCTTCTGCATCTTCTTCCAGCGGCTCATCCAGCCGTGCCGCTTTACAGATGCCCTCTTAGCTCCGCCCCCGGATGTCTCCAGGAGCCTCTTCCTTGATAGACTGCCCGCCGTCCGATGGCTTACGCTTCCACCAGAAATTAAA ATGGAGGTGGACTTTCTTCTCACCGACTTTGAAGCCTCTGATTTTGGAGAACTG TCGGAGGACTTCTTCGGCCTGAGGCGTTTCTACGAGATTCTGGGCTCTTGTCTCTACTACAAG TCTTACCTGATCGCCAACCATCTCGCTAAAGAGGACCTGCTGGACGTGTGTCTGTATACGGAGCACCACTGCCTGCTGCCGCTGGCGTCCAAGCCGCGAGTCGGCCAGCTGATCATCTGGAGGGAGGTGTTCCCCCAGCAGAGAAGCAACGCTGCATCTGAAGTCACGCGGCACCAAGGACGCCGCTTTCTCCTCATTGTAGGCCTG AGGAGTTTGATGCAGTGTGTCCTTCTGGAGACAGGCTGCATGTCGTCTTCTGGACCTTCAGGGCCCGACTGTGTTTACGTGGCTCAG GTCAAAGCCGCACTGCTGCAGCTGGAGACCTTGGAGGAGGCCATGGAAGAATGTCTGAACACTCCCGCCGCTCCTTGCCTATCCTGTGCCGACTCATTCCTGCCTGCCGCCACCGCCCGCATCCGCCTGGCTGCCTCCTCGCCGGTTCTTGGAAAGCTGGCAGCCAGTGTTAAGAGTGCCTCGCCAGTATCCCGAAGCGGCAACCTGTTTGGAGAGAGAGCTCGGAGGTCCAGCCCCCAGAGGAGCACATCGGACTGTGGGGCTGAAGGACATGCAGACCATGGGGCTGCATCTCCGACAGCTCATGGTCTTAGTCCGGGCTCAGTCAGGACCCTGGCTGGAAGGCGGGACTCGCCGGGGTCTGATGGGAGTGGAAGCCTTTTCAAG GTGCAGAGGACGATCCCCCTTAGGAAGACCGTAAATGCGAGGGACACACAGGAGAAGTACAACACCACCAA ACTGAGCTCTGGTGCCAACAATACCTTGTTCCATTACATCCTCATGGAAACGGTCCAGGGAATCTTTATTACCCCCACACACACAGAGGAGGCTCAGCTCGGCGGATCCGTTCATCCTCAGCTTATCCACAACTTTCACCACTGCTGCCTGTCCATTCGGGCGCTGTTCCAACAGAACAAACCAGTGCAG GATCGCTGCACAGCAGACGGACCTCGAAGCGCCAGCTGGGGTTTCGGCCAAATCCAAGAACACGGAGTCCTGTTCCAGTGCAAACCCCCAAATTGGACGGACCAGAGGAAAGTCTCTCCCACCCTTAATTACTGGGTCATAGG GCGGTTTCTGCTGGAGCCTATACCTCAGGAGTTCTACGTATGTTTCCACGACTCTGTCCCAGAGGTTCCTGTGGAGATGGCCTTCAAACTTTGTTTCGGTTTGTCcacgtga
- the trmt10b gene encoding tRNA methyltransferase 10 homolog B isoform X1 translates to MAEGSSDWSEKQADEASELMELLRIDVQEKEEDLQDTPERNQAHCSKNVMRKQRHWQRQLAAKKSKRKEEKLRKKFNRESTSPQLSKRVMKAISRERLAEARCSGLKVCVDLSMTHSMSDKEVSRLAAQLRRLYGSNKQALRPFHLFLTDLREDSRLFSECVRMNAGFLHYSMEITQQSCLDIFPAQSLVYLSPDAEQVLERVEQDKVYILGGLVDESIQKTLSLSRAKELGVHVVRLPIDEYMQKKHNGKNFHSKILAINQVLDIMLTLYDTGSWTHALNKWFPQGKGYVVAPHCQDSISHDPLLQRQLPA, encoded by the exons ATGGCTGAGGGTTCGTCAGACTGGAGTGAAAAGCAAGCAGATGAAGCGTCAGAGCTGATGGAGCTGCTTCGCATCGACGTGCAGGAAAAGGAGGAGGATCTTCAGGACACACCTGAGAGAAACCAAGCACACTGTTCA AAGAATGTGATGAGGAAACAGCGACACTGGCAGAGGCAGCTGGCGGCTAAAAAGAGCAAAAGGAAAGAGGAGAAACTAAGGAAAAAGTTCAACCGAGAGTCTA CGTCCCCTCAGCTTAGCAAGCGGGTCATGAAGGCCATCAGCAGAGAGCGATTAGCTGAGGCTCGTTGCAGCGGCCTCAAAGTGTGTGTCGACCTCAGCATGACACACTCCATGTCTGACAAG GAGGTCAGCAGACTCGCGGCTCAGTTACGGAGACTCTACGGATCCAACAAGCAGGCACTGCGACCCTTCCACCTGTTCCTGACAGACCTGAGAGAGGACAGTCGCCTCTTCAGCGAGTGTGTTCGCATGAATGCCGGCTTCCTGCATTACTCT ATGGAAATCACGCAGCAGAGCTGTCTGGACATTTTCCCTGCACAAAGTCTTGTGTACCTCTCACCAGACGCTGAACAAG TGTTGGAGCGTGTAGAGCAGGACAAGGTCTACATTCTTGGAGGGCTTGTGGACGAAAGCATCCAGAAG ACGTTGAGCCTCAGTCGAGCCAAGGAACTTGGCGTCCACGTGGTGAGGCTCCCCATCGACGAGTACATGCAGAAGAAGCACAACGGCAAGAACTTCCACTCCAAGATTCTGGCCATCAATCAAG TGTTGGACATCATGCTGACGTTGTATGACACGGGCAGTTGGACACACGCTCTGAACAAGTGGTTCCCTCAGGGAAAGGGTTATGTGGTGGCACCACACTGTCAGGACTCCATTTCCCATGATCCTCTGCTGCAACGTCAACTTCCGGCTTAA
- the ino80b gene encoding INO80 complex subunit B, giving the protein MGKRKEIVNSRFPGDGSVGLHAVHKHKHKKHKKHKRKHPEPVSVPRPPPQLRLKIKLGGQTLGTKSVPTFTVHPGVACPPSPLTIVDNDNEDDDDEPSVPLEQYRAWLDEDSNMAASPLPDMDSHTLLRGPADEEERWLDALEKGELDDNGELKKEVDESLLTTRQKALLHKQQIQPLLELPMGYKEKELTAEMMQKREERARKRRLQAAKKAEENKNQTIERLTKTSKAKIKSMRDRKSKQSQCPTIRYSDSTQGVTISFPLGVPAPEAAATLSPPAASVKCGVSGCCELKKYSCSKTGVPLCSLQCYKKNMQRHLQTLCAPAALIINHQ; this is encoded by the exons ATGGGGAAGAGGAAAGAAATAGTTAATTCCAGATTTCCAG GTGATGGCAGCGTTGGACTGCATGCTGTTCACAAgcacaaacacaaaaaacacaagaagcaCAAAAGGAAGCATCCGGAGCCAGTCTCGGTACCTCGCCCGCCGCCGCAACTGCGCCTCAAGATCAAGCTGGGAGGACAGACGCTGGGAACTAAAAG TGTCCCCACCTTTACAGTGCACCCTGGTGTGGCTTGTCCTCCCTCACCTCTGACTATTGTGGACAATGATAATGAAGACGATGACGATGAGCCCTCTGTGCCTCTGGAGCAGTATCGGGCCTGGCTCG ATGAGGACAGCAACATGGCTGCCTCTCCTCTGCCAGACATGGACTCACACACGCTGCTGAGAGGTCCCGCGGACGAGGAGGAGAGATGGCTGGACGCTTTGGAGAAGGGTGAGCTTGATGACAACGGCGAACTGAAGAAGGAGGTGGATGAGTCGCTGCTCACCACCAGGCAG AAAGCGCTACTCCACAAGCAGCAGATCCAGCCCCTCCTGGAGTTGCCCATGGGCTACAAGGAGAAGGAGCTGACTGCTGAGATGATGCAAAAGCGGGAGGAGCGCGCTCGGAAGAGACGCTTGCAAGCGGCCAAGAAGGCGGAAGAGAACAAGAACCAGACCATTGAGAGGCTGACCAAGACCAGCAAGGCCAAGATCAAAAGCATGAGAGACAGGAAGTCCAAGCAGAGTCAGTGTCCCACCATCCGCTATAGTGACTCCACCCAGGGGGTCACCATCTCCTTCCCTTTGGGCGTTCCCGCTCCAGAAGCTGCAGCAACCCTTTCACCACCTGCGGCATCTGTAAAGTGCGGGGTCAGTGGCTGCTGCGAGCTGAAGAAGTACAGCTGCTCCAAGACGGGTGTCCCACTGTGCAGTCTGCAGtgctacaagaagaacatgcagCGCCACCTCCAAACTCTTTGTGCACCTGCAGCACTAATCATTAATCATCAATAG
- the intu gene encoding protein inturned isoform X2, translating into MACVKVDPREGEDDSPSGLSGDLRPEWLDNVQKNGELFYLELSDGEASTIAAQHVPTHHIHFHEEEEELIKKQRCSQLSKKGFHRQWGGTDASTSSPLPASVFKSRPGSGNLQLKEVCVYINPKCLGSSPSPLLEALLGIVHRPSWIGAHRPERLTVEGLVPKSPVSKCGRVLIGDVLLAVDALDVNAENIEKVLSSILGPTQVKLTLETSGGDSGPGLRAKVSAPISPLVRLLWGQDTVELQLSISHIPHVVMYLSLKMDAASPQEEEDILYRYPVSEAFGRLKAARGIFLTLCDMLDNVTGSSIVSSTLLLEKYLVHVGYWKEGHALLVIGLPAESVPLLCLRSLVGDVVRTLKVMYGSLDSAFCRAEHTPQLDQFFCIFFQRLIQPCRFTDALLAPPPDVSRSLFLDRLPAVRWLTLPPEIKMEVDFLLTDFEASDFGELSEDFFGLRRFYEILGSCLYYKSYLIANHLAKEDLLDVCLYTEHHCLLPLASKPRVGQLIIWREVFPQQRSNAASEVTRHQGRRFLLIVGLRSLMQCVLLETGCMSSSGPSGPDCVYVAQVKAALLQLETLEEAMEECLNTPAAPCLSCADSFLPAATARIRLAASSPVLGKLAASVKSASPVSRSGNLFGERARRSSPQRSTSDCGAEGHADHGAASPTAHGLSPGSVRTLAGRRDSPGSDGSGSLFKRTIPLRKTVNARDTQEKYNTTKFVFLHISLPHVGHCHILSRGVHNFFTSDKIPVLP; encoded by the exons ATGGCGTGCGTGAAAGTCGATCCCAGGGAGGGAGAAGACGACTCGCCGAGTGGATTGAGTGG TGACCTGAGACCCGAATGGCTTGACAACGTACAGAAAAACGGCGAGCTCTTCTACTTGGAGCTGAGCGACGGAGAAGCCTCCACCATCGCAGCGCAACATGTGCCCACTCATCACATACACTTccatgaagaggaggaggagctCATCAAGAAACAGCGATGCAGCCAGCTGTCGAAGAAGGGGTTCCACCGCCAATGGGGTGGGACGGATGCTTCTACCTCATCGCCGCTACCTGCGTCCGTCTTTAAGAGTCGGCCGGGGAGCGGCAACCTGCAGCTTAAGGAAGTGTGCGTATACATCAACCCCAAATGTCTCGGAAGCTCGCCCTCGCCTCTGTTGGAGGCCTTGCTGGGCATCGTGCATCGGCCATCTTGGATCGGCGCTCACAGACCGGAAAGACTGACCGTTGAGGGCCTCGTTCCCAAAAGCCCGGTCAGCAAATGCGGCCGTGTCCTCATTG GCGACGTGCTGCTTGCAGTGGATGCCTTGGACGTCAACGCTGAGAACATCGAAAAAGTTCTGTCGAGCATCCTGGGACCGACTCAG GTGAAGCTAACCTTAGAGACGTCAGGCGGCGACAGCGGGCCGGGACTTAGGGCGAAGGTTTCGGCGCCCATCAGCCCACTGGTGCGTCTCCTTTGGGGGCAGGACACAGTCGAACTACAGTTGTCAATCAGCCACATCCCACATGTGGTCATGTACCTGTCGCTTAAGATGGACGCCGCCTCACCACAGGAAGAA GAGGACATCTTGTACCGATACCCGGTATCGGAGGCGTTCGGTCGGCTAAAAGCAGCCAGAGGAATCTTCCTGACTCTATGTGACATGTTGGACAACGTCACAGGCAGCAGCATCGTCAG TTCCACGCTGCTGCTGGAAAAATACTTGGTCCACGTTGGCTACTGGAAGGAAGGCCACGCCCTGCTGGTCATCGGGCTTCCTGCTGAGAG CGTTCCTTTGCTGTGCCTGCGCTCGCTGGTTGGAGACGTGGTGCGAACATTAAAAGTCATGTACGGATCGTTGGACAG CGCTTTTTGCAGGGCGGAGCACACGCCACAGCTCGACCAGTTCTTCTGCATCTTCTTCCAGCGGCTCATCCAGCCGTGCCGCTTTACAGATGCCCTCTTAGCTCCGCCCCCGGATGTCTCCAGGAGCCTCTTCCTTGATAGACTGCCCGCCGTCCGATGGCTTACGCTTCCACCAGAAATTAAA ATGGAGGTGGACTTTCTTCTCACCGACTTTGAAGCCTCTGATTTTGGAGAACTG TCGGAGGACTTCTTCGGCCTGAGGCGTTTCTACGAGATTCTGGGCTCTTGTCTCTACTACAAG TCTTACCTGATCGCCAACCATCTCGCTAAAGAGGACCTGCTGGACGTGTGTCTGTATACGGAGCACCACTGCCTGCTGCCGCTGGCGTCCAAGCCGCGAGTCGGCCAGCTGATCATCTGGAGGGAGGTGTTCCCCCAGCAGAGAAGCAACGCTGCATCTGAAGTCACGCGGCACCAAGGACGCCGCTTTCTCCTCATTGTAGGCCTG AGGAGTTTGATGCAGTGTGTCCTTCTGGAGACAGGCTGCATGTCGTCTTCTGGACCTTCAGGGCCCGACTGTGTTTACGTGGCTCAG GTCAAAGCCGCACTGCTGCAGCTGGAGACCTTGGAGGAGGCCATGGAAGAATGTCTGAACACTCCCGCCGCTCCTTGCCTATCCTGTGCCGACTCATTCCTGCCTGCCGCCACCGCCCGCATCCGCCTGGCTGCCTCCTCGCCGGTTCTTGGAAAGCTGGCAGCCAGTGTTAAGAGTGCCTCGCCAGTATCCCGAAGCGGCAACCTGTTTGGAGAGAGAGCTCGGAGGTCCAGCCCCCAGAGGAGCACATCGGACTGTGGGGCTGAAGGACATGCAGACCATGGGGCTGCATCTCCGACAGCTCATGGTCTTAGTCCGGGCTCAGTCAGGACCCTGGCTGGAAGGCGGGACTCGCCGGGGTCTGATGGGAGTGGAAGCCTTTTCAAG AGGACGATCCCCCTTAGGAAGACCGTAAATGCGAGGGACACACAGGAGAAGTACAACACCACCAAGTTTGTCTTTCTTCACATTTCCTTACCTCATGTTGGACATTGTCACATCCTGAGTAGGGGTGTGCACaattttttcacttccgataagaTACCGGTATTACCATAA
- the trmt10b gene encoding tRNA methyltransferase 10 homolog B isoform X2, with product MRKQRHWQRQLAAKKSKRKEEKLRKKFNRESTSPQLSKRVMKAISRERLAEARCSGLKVCVDLSMTHSMSDKEVSRLAAQLRRLYGSNKQALRPFHLFLTDLREDSRLFSECVRMNAGFLHYSMEITQQSCLDIFPAQSLVYLSPDAEQVLERVEQDKVYILGGLVDESIQKTLSLSRAKELGVHVVRLPIDEYMQKKHNGKNFHSKILAINQVLDIMLTLYDTGSWTHALNKWFPQGKGYVVAPHCQDSISHDPLLQRQLPA from the exons ATGAGGAAACAGCGACACTGGCAGAGGCAGCTGGCGGCTAAAAAGAGCAAAAGGAAAGAGGAGAAACTAAGGAAAAAGTTCAACCGAGAGTCTA CGTCCCCTCAGCTTAGCAAGCGGGTCATGAAGGCCATCAGCAGAGAGCGATTAGCTGAGGCTCGTTGCAGCGGCCTCAAAGTGTGTGTCGACCTCAGCATGACACACTCCATGTCTGACAAG GAGGTCAGCAGACTCGCGGCTCAGTTACGGAGACTCTACGGATCCAACAAGCAGGCACTGCGACCCTTCCACCTGTTCCTGACAGACCTGAGAGAGGACAGTCGCCTCTTCAGCGAGTGTGTTCGCATGAATGCCGGCTTCCTGCATTACTCT ATGGAAATCACGCAGCAGAGCTGTCTGGACATTTTCCCTGCACAAAGTCTTGTGTACCTCTCACCAGACGCTGAACAAG TGTTGGAGCGTGTAGAGCAGGACAAGGTCTACATTCTTGGAGGGCTTGTGGACGAAAGCATCCAGAAG ACGTTGAGCCTCAGTCGAGCCAAGGAACTTGGCGTCCACGTGGTGAGGCTCCCCATCGACGAGTACATGCAGAAGAAGCACAACGGCAAGAACTTCCACTCCAAGATTCTGGCCATCAATCAAG TGTTGGACATCATGCTGACGTTGTATGACACGGGCAGTTGGACACACGCTCTGAACAAGTGGTTCCCTCAGGGAAAGGGTTATGTGGTGGCACCACACTGTCAGGACTCCATTTCCCATGATCCTCTGCTGCAACGTCAACTTCCGGCTTAA